One Cellulomonas sp. Y8 DNA segment encodes these proteins:
- a CDS encoding alkaline phosphatase family protein, whose protein sequence is MGALLAGLAAQVLVAWLALTLLPGLQVRNAWAVVQVLVIAAVVMAIGRWVWGASDSDYVVGDVLRRARAHARRAGEGGGAVPDDRPPGLLVVQLDGVAAPVLAQAVDAGLAPTMARWVADGTHVVREWWAQAPSTTPASQAGLLHGAADAICSFRWWDREVGRLVVTNHPEDAALVERRLSDGRGLLADGGAAVATMFSGDAERQHLVMSQARRGIGPGTSYLRFFASPFVLARAVTLTVGEMVKELYQGRRQRVRDVRPRVPRRGWYVVLRGVTNVLLRDLATSVVAEQLVRGAPVVFVDLVDYDEIAHHAGPTRPESMRALEGLDRVLDTLVRVAAAAPRDYRVVVLSDHGQSLGATFEQVAGRPLVDVVRGHMARGGVDAVQAGTDDEQWGPLNAFLSSTAVRHGADRSRVLGPPGRDRREGDAPEPGSDGVAPPDVAVAGSGNLGMVWFPRSGRRLVLEEVEERWPGLVRGLAGTPGIGLVVVDTAARGLAAVGPGGVAWLEEADGEAAVDGVDPVARYGGRAADDLRRLGRLDHVGDLVVLSDVSADGRVHAFEGQGGSHGGLGGAQNRAVLLHPVDLAVDDDLLADVDGRRMPVGADRVHEQLVRWATALGLRRTATRRAADEAADEAAEAGR, encoded by the coding sequence ATGGGGGCGTTGCTCGCCGGCCTGGCCGCGCAGGTGCTCGTCGCGTGGCTGGCCCTGACGCTGCTGCCCGGCCTGCAGGTGCGGAACGCGTGGGCCGTCGTCCAGGTGCTCGTCATCGCGGCCGTCGTGATGGCGATCGGCCGCTGGGTGTGGGGCGCCTCCGACTCGGACTACGTGGTGGGCGACGTGCTCCGCCGGGCCCGGGCGCACGCCCGCCGCGCCGGGGAGGGCGGCGGCGCCGTGCCCGACGACCGGCCACCCGGGCTGCTGGTGGTGCAGCTCGACGGGGTCGCGGCGCCGGTCCTCGCCCAGGCGGTCGACGCCGGGCTGGCGCCCACGATGGCGCGCTGGGTCGCGGACGGCACGCACGTCGTGCGGGAGTGGTGGGCGCAGGCCCCGTCGACGACGCCGGCGAGCCAGGCCGGGCTGCTGCACGGTGCCGCGGACGCGATCTGCTCGTTCCGGTGGTGGGACCGCGAGGTCGGCCGGCTGGTGGTGACGAACCACCCGGAGGACGCCGCGCTGGTGGAGCGGCGGCTGTCGGACGGCCGCGGGCTGCTCGCGGACGGCGGCGCGGCGGTGGCGACGATGTTCTCCGGCGACGCGGAGCGGCAGCACCTCGTGATGAGCCAGGCGCGGCGCGGGATCGGTCCCGGGACGTCGTACCTGCGGTTCTTCGCGAGCCCGTTCGTGCTGGCGCGCGCGGTGACGCTGACGGTGGGCGAGATGGTCAAGGAGCTGTACCAGGGGCGGCGGCAGCGGGTGCGCGACGTGCGGCCCCGGGTGCCCCGCCGTGGTTGGTACGTGGTGCTCCGCGGGGTGACGAACGTGCTGCTGCGGGACCTCGCGACGTCCGTGGTCGCGGAGCAGCTCGTCCGCGGGGCGCCGGTGGTGTTCGTCGACCTGGTCGACTACGACGAGATCGCGCACCACGCCGGCCCGACCCGGCCCGAGTCGATGCGGGCGCTGGAGGGCCTGGACCGGGTGCTGGACACGCTCGTCCGGGTCGCCGCCGCCGCGCCGCGCGACTACCGGGTGGTCGTGCTGTCCGACCACGGGCAGTCGCTCGGGGCGACGTTCGAGCAGGTCGCGGGGCGGCCGCTGGTCGACGTGGTGCGCGGGCACATGGCCCGGGGCGGGGTCGACGCGGTGCAGGCGGGCACCGACGACGAGCAGTGGGGTCCGCTGAACGCGTTCCTCAGCTCGACCGCCGTGCGGCACGGCGCGGACCGGTCGCGGGTGCTCGGGCCCCCGGGGCGGGACCGCCGCGAGGGCGACGCCCCGGAGCCCGGGAGCGACGGGGTCGCCCCGCCGGACGTCGCCGTCGCGGGGTCCGGCAACCTCGGCATGGTGTGGTTCCCGCGGTCCGGGCGTCGGCTGGTGCTCGAGGAGGTCGAGGAGCGCTGGCCGGGCCTCGTGCGCGGGCTCGCCGGCACGCCCGGGATCGGGCTGGTGGTCGTCGACACCGCGGCGCGCGGCCTCGCGGCGGTCGGGCCGGGCGGCGTCGCGTGGCTCGAGGAGGCCGACGGCGAGGCCGCCGTCGACGGCGTGGACCCGGTCGCGCGGTACGGCGGGCGGGCGGCGGACGACCTGCGCCGGCTCGGGCGGCTCGACCACGTCGGCGACCTGGTGGTCCTGTCGGACGTCTCCGCAGACGGGCGCGTGCACGCGTTCGAGGGGCAGGGCGGGTCGCACGGCGGGCTCGGCGGTGCGCAGAATCGGGCCGTGCTCCTCCACCCCGTGGACCTCGCGGTCGACGACGACCTGCTGGCCGACGTCGACGGGCGGCGCATGCCCGTCGGGGCGGACCGGGTGCACGAGCAGCTGGTCCGCTGGGCGACCGCGCTCGGGCTGCGCCGCACGGCGACGCGCCGGGCGGCGGACGAGGCGGCGGACGAGGCCGCGGAGGCGGGGAGGTGA
- a CDS encoding helix-turn-helix domain-containing protein translates to MVVLRREIGDVLRDARQRQGRTLREVSSAARVSLGYLSEVERGQKEASSELLASICEALDVPMSLVLREVSDRIAVAEGLLIPDTVPVDLASALGGQDSTWRRRPELAPVG, encoded by the coding sequence ATGGTCGTGTTGCGCCGAGAGATCGGTGACGTGCTGCGGGATGCCCGCCAGCGGCAGGGACGCACCCTGCGCGAGGTGTCCTCCGCCGCCCGGGTGTCGCTGGGCTACCTCAGCGAGGTCGAGCGGGGTCAGAAGGAGGCGTCGTCGGAGCTGCTCGCGAGCATCTGCGAGGCGCTCGACGTGCCCATGTCGCTCGTGCTGCGCGAGGTGAGCGACCGCATCGCCGTCGCCGAGGGTCTGCTGATCCCCGACACCGTCCCGGTCGACCTGGCTTCGGCCCTGGGCGGCCAGGACAGCACCTGGCGCCGACGCCCGGAGCTCGCCCCGGTCGGCTGA
- a CDS encoding CinA family protein: MTTGAGGRGPAAEAAAAVLDALRGRGWTVATAESLTGGQVAATLVDVPGASRSFRGGVVAYATDVKGAILGVDADLLAEHGAVHPEVARQMAERVRGVVGSDVGLATTGVAGPDPQDGFSPGTVHVAVATPERTVVRTLDLAGDRAAIRAATCAAVLREALSAVRPGGGA, encoded by the coding sequence GTGACGACGGGGGCCGGCGGGCGGGGCCCGGCGGCGGAGGCGGCCGCCGCGGTGCTCGACGCGCTGCGCGGGCGCGGCTGGACGGTCGCCACCGCCGAGTCGCTCACCGGCGGCCAGGTCGCCGCCACGCTCGTCGACGTCCCCGGGGCCTCCCGGTCCTTCCGCGGCGGCGTCGTCGCCTACGCGACCGACGTCAAGGGCGCGATCCTCGGCGTCGACGCCGACCTCCTCGCGGAGCACGGGGCGGTGCACCCCGAGGTGGCCCGCCAGATGGCCGAGCGCGTCCGCGGCGTCGTGGGATCGGACGTGGGGCTCGCGACCACCGGCGTCGCCGGCCCGGACCCGCAGGACGGGTTTTCACCCGGGACGGTGCACGTGGCCGTCGCGACCCCCGAGCGCACGGTCGTCCGGACCCTCGACCTGGCCGGCGACCGGGCCGCGATCCGCGCCGCCACCTGCGCCGCGGTGCTCCGGGAGGCGCTGTCCGCGGTGCGGCCCGGCGGCGGCGCCTGA
- a CDS encoding DNA-formamidopyrimidine glycosylase family protein has product MPEGDILARTARRLDEALARRVLVRSDLRWPTAATVDLVGRTVLGTKSYGKHLLTRFDDGRTLHTHLRMDGSWRIARTGSPGARAGAPHVRAVLANETWTAVGELIGMLDVVPTRDEHTLIGHLGPDLLADDFETAGLPETLRRWAARGSTPVCEVLLDQTVVAGIGTIYMADSLFLEKIWPWTPADEVPDPSRLLRVARAIMQRSVGSSSPSTTGEVYRGRETWVHGRLKEPCRRCGAPVRRGLAGHPPTERPAYFCGVCQRPPAPATTPR; this is encoded by the coding sequence GTGCCTGAGGGCGACATCCTGGCCCGCACCGCCCGGCGGCTCGACGAGGCGCTCGCCCGCCGGGTACTCGTCCGCAGCGACCTGCGCTGGCCCACCGCCGCCACCGTCGACCTGGTCGGCCGCACGGTCCTCGGCACGAAGTCGTACGGCAAGCACCTGCTCACCCGGTTCGACGACGGCCGCACCCTGCACACCCACCTGCGCATGGACGGGTCCTGGCGGATCGCCCGGACCGGCTCCCCCGGCGCCCGGGCCGGCGCGCCGCACGTCCGCGCGGTGCTCGCCAACGAGACGTGGACCGCGGTCGGCGAGCTCATCGGCATGCTCGACGTCGTCCCGACCCGCGACGAGCACACCCTCATCGGCCACCTGGGTCCCGACCTGCTGGCCGACGACTTCGAGACCGCCGGGCTGCCCGAGACGCTGCGCCGGTGGGCCGCGCGCGGGTCCACGCCCGTGTGCGAGGTGCTGCTCGACCAGACGGTCGTCGCCGGCATCGGCACGATCTACATGGCCGACTCGCTGTTCCTCGAGAAGATCTGGCCGTGGACCCCCGCGGACGAGGTGCCCGACCCGTCCCGGCTGCTCCGGGTGGCGCGCGCGATCATGCAGCGCTCGGTCGGCTCGTCCTCGCCGTCGACCACCGGGGAGGTGTACCGGGGGCGGGAGACCTGGGTGCACGGGCGGCTCAAGGAGCCGTGCCGGCGGTGCGGCGCGCCGGTGCGGCGCGGTCTGGCCGGCCACCCGCCGACGGAACGTCCGGCGTACTTCTGCGGCGTCTGCCAGCGCCCGCCGGCCCCGGCGACCACGCCGCGCTGA
- a CDS encoding MBL fold metallo-hydrolase — protein MTAGDPVGAGATLRWLGHATVVLDVGGTRLVTDPLLRPHAGLLRRSAPAPHPEDWADAGAVLVSHLHHDHAEVGSLRLLGDVPVLAARANAHWLDRQGLHAVGLGAEEWWTVPGTAVRVRPVRAEHGHRPMPHRPNATHGFLVVAPGLRVWFAGDTAPYPQMRRLPDLAGGPIDLALVPVGGWGPRLSGGHMDPHQAAEVCEAVGVRWAVPVHWGTLHAPASRRLPPGWMDRAGPAFARALARRAQVEPVLLAPGEAVRLGEPGASPVGGVPGGGAGGAGGVGAGGVGAGDAAR, from the coding sequence GTGACCGCCGGCGACCCGGTGGGCGCTGGGGCGACGCTGCGCTGGCTCGGGCACGCGACGGTCGTCCTCGACGTCGGCGGGACGCGGCTGGTCACCGACCCGCTGCTGCGCCCGCACGCCGGCCTGCTGCGTCGCAGCGCCCCGGCGCCGCACCCCGAGGACTGGGCCGACGCCGGCGCGGTGCTCGTCTCGCACCTGCACCACGACCACGCCGAGGTCGGCTCGCTGCGGCTGCTCGGCGACGTGCCGGTGCTCGCCGCGCGGGCGAACGCGCACTGGCTCGACCGGCAGGGGCTGCACGCGGTCGGCCTGGGGGCGGAGGAGTGGTGGACCGTCCCCGGCACCGCGGTCCGCGTCCGCCCGGTGCGCGCCGAGCACGGGCACCGCCCGATGCCGCACCGGCCGAACGCCACCCACGGGTTCCTGGTCGTGGCGCCCGGGCTCCGGGTGTGGTTCGCGGGCGACACGGCGCCGTACCCGCAGATGCGCCGGCTGCCGGACCTCGCGGGCGGCCCGATCGACCTGGCCCTCGTCCCGGTCGGCGGCTGGGGGCCGCGGCTCTCGGGCGGGCACATGGACCCGCACCAGGCGGCCGAGGTGTGCGAGGCGGTCGGGGTGCGGTGGGCGGTCCCCGTGCACTGGGGCACGCTGCACGCACCCGCGTCCCGGCGGCTGCCTCCGGGGTGGATGGACCGGGCGGGCCCGGCGTTCGCGCGGGCGCTCGCGCGGCGGGCGCAGGTGGAGCCGGTGCTGCTGGCGCCGGGGGAGGCGGTGCGGCTCGGCGAGCCGGGGGCGTCGCCGGTGGGCGGCGTGCCGGGCGGTGGCGCGGGCGGCGCGGGCGGCGTCGGCGCGGGTGGCGTCGGCGCGGGCGACGCGGCGCGCTGA
- a CDS encoding DUF3046 domain-containing protein: MRYREFWQLVDEVLGSAHGRVLTHELVLQRLGDRTPEQALDAGIDPRDVWHALCDELDVPDAQRWGSDKYRQAPPARP, from the coding sequence GTGCGGTACCGCGAGTTCTGGCAGCTGGTCGACGAGGTGCTCGGCAGCGCCCACGGCCGCGTCCTCACCCACGAGCTCGTGCTCCAGCGTCTCGGCGACCGCACCCCCGAGCAGGCCCTCGACGCCGGCATCGACCCGCGGGACGTGTGGCACGCCCTGTGCGACGAGCTCGACGTCCCCGACGCGCAGCGCTGGGGCTCGGACAAGTACCGCCAGGCGCCGCCCGCGCGCCCCTGA
- the pgsA gene encoding CDP-diacylglycerol--glycerol-3-phosphate 3-phosphatidyltransferase yields MNVANVVTVLRIAVVPFFAWALLVDGGQDPRWRWVSAGIFALAAATDRLDGYLARRLGLVTDLGKLLDPIADKALIGTALVGLSWIGDLSWWVTGAILVREIGITVMRFFLLRYLVLPASRGGKIKTVLQSLAVGLFLLPLSELPTAVLVVASVLMGAAVVVTLVTGADYVRTAVRVHREHVAGGADATRHAAATGTTSPHGDPA; encoded by the coding sequence ATGAACGTCGCCAACGTCGTGACGGTGCTGCGCATCGCCGTCGTGCCGTTCTTCGCGTGGGCCCTGCTGGTCGACGGCGGCCAGGACCCGCGCTGGCGCTGGGTCTCCGCGGGGATCTTCGCCCTCGCGGCCGCCACCGACCGGCTCGACGGCTACCTGGCGCGGCGGCTCGGCCTGGTCACGGACCTCGGCAAGCTGCTCGACCCGATCGCCGACAAGGCGCTGATCGGCACCGCGCTGGTCGGGCTGTCCTGGATCGGCGACCTCAGCTGGTGGGTGACCGGCGCGATCCTCGTCCGGGAGATCGGCATCACGGTGATGCGGTTCTTCCTCCTCAGGTACCTCGTCCTGCCCGCGTCGCGCGGCGGCAAGATCAAGACCGTGCTGCAGTCCCTCGCCGTGGGGCTCTTCCTGCTGCCGCTGTCGGAGCTGCCGACCGCGGTGCTCGTCGTGGCGAGCGTGCTCATGGGCGCGGCCGTGGTCGTCACCCTGGTCACCGGGGCCGACTACGTGCGGACGGCCGTGCGCGTGCACCGCGAGCACGTCGCCGGCGGGGCGGACGCGACCCGGCACGCCGCGGCCACCGGGACGACGTCCCCGCACGGCGACCCGGCGTGA
- the recA gene encoding recombinase RecA translates to MPAPQDREKALEAALSQIDRQFGKGSIMRLGDDGRAPVEVIPTGSVALDVALGIGGLPKGRIVEIYGPESSGKTTVALHAVANAQRQGGIAAFIDAEHALDPDYAKKLGVDTDALLVSQPDTGEQALEIMDMLIRSGAIDIIVIDSVAALVPKAEIEGEMGDSHVGLQARLMSQALRKITGALNASGTTAIFINQLREKIGVFFGSPETTTGGKALKFYASVRMDIRRIETLKEGSDAVGNRTRIKVVKNKMAPPFKQAEFDILYGVGISREGGLIDMGVEHGFIRKSGSWFTYEGDQLGQGKENARGFLRDNPDLAAEIEKKILEKLGIGAKVDAPAGAEVKVDF, encoded by the coding sequence ATGCCCGCACCCCAGGACCGCGAGAAGGCTCTCGAGGCCGCCCTCAGCCAGATCGACCGTCAGTTCGGCAAGGGCTCGATCATGCGTCTCGGCGACGACGGCCGCGCCCCGGTCGAGGTCATCCCGACCGGCTCCGTCGCCCTCGACGTCGCGCTCGGCATCGGCGGTCTGCCCAAGGGCCGCATCGTCGAGATCTACGGCCCCGAGTCGTCCGGTAAGACCACCGTCGCGCTGCACGCCGTGGCCAACGCCCAGCGCCAGGGCGGCATCGCCGCGTTCATCGACGCGGAGCACGCGCTGGACCCGGACTACGCCAAGAAGCTCGGCGTGGACACCGACGCGCTGCTCGTGTCGCAGCCGGACACCGGTGAGCAGGCGCTCGAGATCATGGACATGCTGATCCGCTCCGGCGCGATCGACATCATCGTCATCGACTCCGTCGCGGCGCTCGTGCCGAAGGCCGAGATCGAGGGCGAGATGGGCGACAGCCACGTCGGTCTCCAGGCCCGCCTCATGTCCCAGGCGCTCCGCAAGATCACCGGTGCGCTCAACGCGTCCGGCACCACCGCGATCTTCATCAACCAGCTGCGCGAGAAGATCGGCGTGTTCTTCGGCTCGCCCGAGACCACCACCGGTGGCAAGGCGCTCAAGTTCTACGCCTCGGTCCGCATGGACATCCGCCGCATCGAGACCCTGAAGGAGGGGTCGGACGCGGTCGGCAACCGGACCCGCATCAAGGTCGTCAAGAACAAGATGGCGCCGCCGTTCAAGCAGGCCGAGTTCGACATCCTGTACGGCGTCGGCATCTCCCGCGAGGGCGGCCTCATCGACATGGGCGTCGAGCACGGCTTCATCCGGAAGTCCGGCTCGTGGTTCACGTACGAGGGCGACCAGCTCGGCCAGGGCAAGGAGAACGCGCGCGGGTTCCTGCGCGACAACCCGGACCTCGCCGCGGAGATCGAGAAGAAGATCCTCGAGAAGCTCGGCATCGGTGCCAAGGTCGACGCGCCCGCCGGCGCGGAGGTGAAGGTCGACTTCTGA